The genomic segment TTCATCGTGATACGAGACGAGGATAGCAACATTCAAGTCTTCTTCAATTCCTGTTCTCATCGCGGGATGCAGATATGCAACGTGGAGATGGGAAATACTTCGCACTTTCGCTGTCCGTACCACGGCTGGACTTTTAAAAACAATGGCAAACTGGTTGGGATTCCTTTCGGAAATGAGGTATACGGAAAAGATGGATTAAAAAAAGACCAATGGGGATTGCGGTGTGCGCCAAAGTTTGATTGCTATAACGGGTTGATTTTCGCATGTTTAGATGCCAATGCGGTATCACTAGATGAGTATTTAGGCGATTTCAAGTGGTATTTGGATATTTATCTGAAAAAGAGCGAAGCGGGAATGGAAGTGATAGGGGCTCCTCAGCGCTGGATCGTTGACGCGGATTGGAAATTAGGAGCCGATAACTTTATTGGCGACGGGTATCATACCGCAACAAGTCACCGCAGTACGGTGGATGTGGGTGTGCTTCCAGTTCCTGGAGCGAATTTTCATAAAAATGGCGTTCAAGTCTACGCGGATCCAGGAGGAGTCGGCCTTATAACGTTGCCTCCCCAAAGCTTTATGGGGTATCCGGAAAGCATCGTGGAATCGATGAAACGAAGTCTCAAGCCGGAGCAATTCCGGTTGCTTAGCGGAGAACATTTTCAAAACCAATATTCACTCTTTCAAACGCATGGCGGGGTTTTTCCGAATCTAAGTTTTCTCAATGCCCCTGGAAGCATAAAGCCTGGTGGTCCTCCCATTCCTTACTTGACCATCCGGATCTGGAACCCGATCGGTCCCGGAAAAATGGAGGTGTGGTCATGGTTCTTGGTCGAAAAGGATGCGCCAGAATGGTTCAAGGAAGCATCTTATCGGGCGTATGTTTTATCGTTTGGCAGTTCCGGGACATTGGAACAGGATGATACAGAAAATTGGCGCAGTATAACGAGAGTGGCAAAAGGTACCATGGCCAAAAATCATTTTTTGAACTATCAAATGGGGATGGCTACGGGGATGCAGCCGTTATCTGATTGGCCGGGCCCAGGCGTTGCTTATCCCATCGCTTACATTGAAGCGAATCAACGCGCGTTTTTTGCTAAATGGTTCCAATATATGTGCCAAGCCTGATTGTTGTTTTCCTAATTTTTTGACAGGAGGATGACGGTGTGAAACTGGAACTCAATAGCGATGTTTATGTGGAAGTGTGCCGCTTTCTGTTTCGCGAAGCTAGACTCTTAGATGCCAGAGCTTTTCGTGAATGGCTGGGATTGCTGACGGATGATATCGTATACAGGGTACCGTTACGAGTGACGAGAGAAAAGGGACAGGGTTCGGGGTTCTTGAACAATATGGCGCATATGGATGAGGATCGTCAGACGTTAGAGATGCGGATTCATCGCCTTGAAACCGAGTATGCTTGGGCTGAAGATCCTCCTTCACGGACGCGACATTTTGTGTCAAACATCGAAATTGCTCCAGGGACGAATGAAAATGAACTCGAAGTGAATTCCAATCTGCTGGTATATCGAAGTCGTGGGGATTCACCGGCCTTCGATATTCTTTCAGCTGAACGGCAAGATGTGTTGCGGCTGGTAGACGAGGAATGGAAATTGGCAAGACGTACCATTCTCCTAGATCAGACGACGCTATCAACTCATAATCTATCCATATTTCTCTAGGAAATCGCAAGCGCAAAGGAGGGAAAATAATTTGGGATCTCATGGCAAAGTGAATGAAATAACGTTATCGAATGAATTTGCCACCGTTTCGATCCGTAAGGTGAACACTCGTAATGGGGCCCGGCTGGAGATTCGTTCTCCCAAATTAGGGTATCATATTTTGCTGGATCCCATAGAATTGGAAAGCCTAACATGGCAGAAAAAGGAAGTTATTTCCCGTTTTCTCGAAACTCCTTTCGGCCCGAAAATCATGCGCTAAGAAGATGATACTACGTAGAATCGACAAAATGAATCCGATAAGTGAGGGGGAACTTTGATGGGCTGGTTAGATGGAAAAGTTGCATTGGTGATAGGTGGAGGCTCAGGAATTGGCAGGGGCGTGGTTGAGGCTTTTCTTCGGGAAGGGGCATCCGTTGGTGTCCTGGAGATCAATCCTCAGAAAGTCTCAAAGCTGGAGGAACACGGGACGGCCGTAAAAGCGATTCAAGGAGATGCCACCATGTTGAAAGATAACGAACGAGCAGTCCGATTTACCGTGGAGACGTTTGGCAGATTGGATATCTTGGTCTCGTGCGTAGGGGTATGGGATTACTTCGCGGACCTGCCGAATATACCTGCAGAAAAAATCAGCGACGCTTTTGATGAATTGTTTGCCGTCAATGTGAAAAGCAATCTTCTGAGCGCGAAAGCGGCTTTGCCTGAATTGTTAAAAACGGAGGGAAACATCGTATTGACCGTTTCAAATTCCGGTTTTTATCCCGCCGGAGGAGGACCTTTATACGTTTCCTCGAAGTTTGCCGTACGCGGGTTGATTATGGAATTGGCCTATGAGCTGGCGCCTAAAATTCGCGTCAATGGAGTTGCCCCTGGGGGGACTATTACCGATTTGTCAGGGCTTAAAAGCTTGGAACAGCAGAATATGTCATTATCTCAGATTCCAAATCTTCCGGACATCATGCGAACTACGAATCCGCTACAAGTCTTGGGAACACCGGAAGACCACGCATGGGCTTATGTATACCTGGCGTCCAAAGAACGGACTCGTACTGTAACGGGCACCATCATCCATACGGACGGAGGAATCGGAGTAAGGGGAATCGGCAAGGTAGCAGGATTGTTGCCGGACGAAAAATGAAAATAAACCAGTTCATGGAGGAGGAAAAACATGACAGCTGAAATTGCGAAATTTGGCCATATCGCTTTGATAACTCCTAATCTTGAAAAATCTGTATGGTTTTTTAGAGATATCGTTGGATTGGAAGAAGTAGATCGTCAGGGAGACACGATTTTCTTACGTGCTTGGGGAGATTGGGAACATCACACGCTCAGTCTTACGCCGGGGAACCGGGCACGGGTAGACCATATCGCCTGGAGGACCAAGCGCCCCGAAGATGTGGAAACGTTTGCTGAACAGCTAAAGGCAAAAGGAACCGAAGTTCAATGGATTGAACCAGGTGAGGAAAAGGGACAAGGGAAAGCGATAAGATTTCGTTTGCCAAACGGGTATCCCTTTGAGATTTATTATGACGTGGAAAAACCGAAGGCCCCCGAGGGGAAAAAGTCTCGACTCAAAAACAATGTGTATCGCCCCTCCTACGGGATTGCTCCTCGCCGCATTGACCATGTGAATGTATGGACAACGAATCCGTCGGAGATTCATCAATGGTTAAAAGACAACATGGGATTTAAGATGAGGGAGTATATTCGCTTAAACAACGGATTTGTGGCGGGGGGATGGATGAGCGTCACTCCGCTCGTGCATGATATCGGGGTAATGGTTGATCCTAAAGGACAGCCCAACAGACTGCACCATTTCGCATACTATCTGGATAATGTAACCGATATTTTGCGTGCTGCGGATATTTTGCGGGAACACGACATCACGATTGAGATGGGCGGTCCGGGGCGTCATGGCATTAGTCAGGCATTCTTCCTGTACGTGAAAGACCCCGGAAGCGGGCACAGGCTAGAGTTATTTAGCGGAGGGTACCTCATTTTTGATCCCGATTGGGAGCCGATTGAATGGCAAGAACATGAACTTCAAGAAGGACTGATTTGGTACGGTCCTGAAATGAAACCCGGCGGTCCCATGGATGATACTACTGAATGCTAAACACTAAACATCAATCGTAATCATTCGGTACACAATGGGCACACATTCGGAACCGTATTGCGTTTCTAGTATTTAAAGAGCTTGATATGAGGAAAAGGCGGGTTTTCATGCCATTGCTTAGATGTTACTGGTGTATATGTGTTTGCAAAAAAGGAACGCCACGATTAACGAGTGCCTTTTTCTGAAATGTGTATGTATCAAATGTAAAGTGCAGTAAGGTGCAGCAAACGTTTTGTCAGGGGGAAAGTCCATTGAGCGAAATAGATTGGGAACAAATTCAACGCCTGGCGGATCATTTACGCCAGGCGGAACGGCAAAGGCAAGGAGTTGCTCCGTTAACGGAGCTCGTTCCCACCTTGACCGTGGAAGAAGCGTACCGCGTGCAGTTGCTAAATATCCAACGCAAAGTGGATGCGGGTAAACGCATCGTGGGAAAGAAGATCGGTTTGACTTCCTTGGCGATGCAAAAATTGCTTGGCGTCGATCAGCCGGACTACGGCCATCTGCTCGATGAGATGGTCGTGGAAAACGGCGGCGCTGTCCCGTTTCAACGGGTATTGCAACCGAAGGTGGAAGCCGAGATCGCGTTTGTTTTGAAACGCGACTTGCAAGGGCCGAACGTGACGGTTACGGACGTGTTGCAGGCGACGGATTATGTATTGCCCGCTTTGGAAATCGTGGATAGCAGGATCAAAAACTGGAAGATCAAGTTGACCGATACGATCGCGGACAATGCTTCTTCCGGGCTCTACGTATTGGGGGGGAGGCCGGTAAAAGTCGAAGAGGTAGATCTTCCTCTAGTCGGGATGGTTCTTTATCGTAATGGCGAGATCATGAACACGGGGGTGGGCGCCGCGGCCCTCGGGAACCCGGCCGCTTGCGTGGCCTGGTTGGCGAACAAACTTTGGGAATTCGATATTACGTTGCGAGCGGGGGAAGTCATCCTTTCCGGCGCTCTTTCCGCGGCGGTCGACGCGAAGCCGGGCGACTACTTCAGGGCGCGATTTGAGCACCTGGGGGAAGTCAGCGTCCGTTTCACGGAATGACCTCGGAAATGATAATTCTATAATAAATTCGGAAAAAAATATAATGAATCACAAAATATAATAAGAAGAAAGCTATGGGAGGGAAGGAAAACGTATGGGGAAAATCAAAGCGGGGATCATCGGATCCGGCAACATCGGGACAGATTTGTTAATGAAATTGTTGCGTTCCGACGTGTTGGAACCGACGGTGATGATCGGCATCGATCCGCAATCGGATGGGTTGCGGCGCGCGAAGGACTACGGTTTGGTGACCTACGACAATGGGATCGAAGGCTTTTTGCAGAAACCGGATGATGCGGATATCCTGTTTGATGCGACTTCGGCGAAAGCGCACTTCCGTCATGCGAAGCTATTGAAGGAAGCGGGAAAACAAGTGCTCGACTTGACGCCGGCGGCGGTCGGCCCGTTCGTCGTTCCGCCCGTTAATTTGGGGGAACATATGGGAGAACCGAATATCAATCTCATCACGTGCGGGGGGCAAGCGACGATTCCGATCGTCCATGCCGTCAATCGCGTCTGCCCCGTGCAATATGCAGAAATCGTCGCCACGATTTCCAGCCAAAGCGCGGGGCCGGGAACGCGGGCAAACATCGATGAGTTTACGCAGACGACGGCGCGCGGCTTGGAGCTAATCGGCGGCGCGAAAAGGGGCAAGGCGATCATCATCTTGAATCCTGCTGAACCGCCGATCATCATGCGGGATACGGTTTATTGCTTGGTTGAAGAAGGAAAGGTTGATGAAGACGCGATCACACGGTCGGTCGTCGACATGGTGCAAACGGTGCAATCGTATGTGCCTGGCTATCGCTTGCGCACGGAACCGATTTTTGACGGCAATAAAGTGACGGTCTTTTTGGAAGTGGAAGGTGCGGGCGATTATTTGCCCAAGTATTCCGGAAACTTGGATATCATGACGGCGGCGGCCGTAAAAGTGGCGGAAGAATGGGCCAAGAACAAATTGGCGAAAGAGGTTGTCTCGTAAAGGGTCGGCGCAATTATGATGAAGAAAGGGGACGGTGACATGGCTACGAAAAGGGACGTTTATATCACGGAAGTGGCGCTGCGTGACGGCAGCCACGCGATCGCGCACCAGTATACGGTCGAACAAGTGCGGGCGGTCGCGCAAGCGTTGGATGAAGCGGGCGTACCGTACATCGAAGTTTCCCACGGAGACGGGTTGGCAGGATCATCGTTGCAATACGGGCTTTCGCGCACGAACGAGATGGAATTGATCGAGGCGGCCGTTTCCGTTTGCCGTCAGGCGAAAGTGGCTGTGTTGCTTTTGCCGGGGATCGGCACCATAGAGGAATTGAAGGAAGCGGCAAACATCGGCGCGAAAATGGCTCGTATCGCCACCCATATTACGGAAGCGGATATTTCCGCGCAACATATTTCATTGGCAAAAGAGTTAGGTTTGGAAACGGTCGGCTTTTTGATGATGGCACATATGGCTCCCGTGGAAAAGCTGGTGGAGCAGGCGAAATTGATGGAGAGCTACGGAGCGGATACGGTCTATGTCGTCGATTCGGCCGGGGCGCTTTTGCCGCATGAAGTACGGGAACGCATTCGGGCGCTGCGCGAAAATCTGCAAATTAACGTCGGTTTTCACGGACACAACAACTTGTCATTAGCGATGGCGAACACGTTGGTGGCGATTGAAGAAGGAGCGACGCGGATCGATGGAAGCGTCCGCTGCCTGGGCGCCGGCGCGGGGAACACGCAAACAGAAGTATTGGTCGCGGTGTTGGATCGCCTCGGCATCCAAACGGGCATTGACGTTTACAAGATGATGGATCTGGCGGAAGAAATCGTCGCCCCGATATTGCAAGCGCCGCAAGAAATTACAAAGG from the Geobacillus genomosp. 3 genome contains:
- a CDS encoding acetaldehyde dehydrogenase (acetylating), translated to MGKIKAGIIGSGNIGTDLLMKLLRSDVLEPTVMIGIDPQSDGLRRAKDYGLVTYDNGIEGFLQKPDDADILFDATSAKAHFRHAKLLKEAGKQVLDLTPAAVGPFVVPPVNLGEHMGEPNINLITCGGQATIPIVHAVNRVCPVQYAEIVATISSQSAGPGTRANIDEFTQTTARGLELIGGAKRGKAIIILNPAEPPIIMRDTVYCLVEEGKVDEDAITRSVVDMVQTVQSYVPGYRLRTEPIFDGNKVTVFLEVEGAGDYLPKYSGNLDIMTAAAVKVAEEWAKNKLAKEVVS
- a CDS encoding aromatic-ring-hydroxylating dioxygenase subunit beta, which translates into the protein MKLELNSDVYVEVCRFLFREARLLDARAFREWLGLLTDDIVYRVPLRVTREKGQGSGFLNNMAHMDEDRQTLEMRIHRLETEYAWAEDPPSRTRHFVSNIEIAPGTNENELEVNSNLLVYRSRGDSPAFDILSAERQDVLRLVDEEWKLARRTILLDQTTLSTHNLSIFL
- the bphC gene encoding manganese-dependent 2,3-dihydroxybiphenyl 1,2-dioxygenase, coding for MTAEIAKFGHIALITPNLEKSVWFFRDIVGLEEVDRQGDTIFLRAWGDWEHHTLSLTPGNRARVDHIAWRTKRPEDVETFAEQLKAKGTEVQWIEPGEEKGQGKAIRFRLPNGYPFEIYYDVEKPKAPEGKKSRLKNNVYRPSYGIAPRRIDHVNVWTTNPSEIHQWLKDNMGFKMREYIRLNNGFVAGGWMSVTPLVHDIGVMVDPKGQPNRLHHFAYYLDNVTDILRAADILREHDITIEMGGPGRHGISQAFFLYVKDPGSGHRLELFSGGYLIFDPDWEPIEWQEHELQEGLIWYGPEMKPGGPMDDTTEC
- the hcaB gene encoding 3-(cis-5,6-dihydroxycyclohexa-1,3-dien-1-yl)propanoate dehydrogenase, coding for MGWLDGKVALVIGGGSGIGRGVVEAFLREGASVGVLEINPQKVSKLEEHGTAVKAIQGDATMLKDNERAVRFTVETFGRLDILVSCVGVWDYFADLPNIPAEKISDAFDELFAVNVKSNLLSAKAALPELLKTEGNIVLTVSNSGFYPAGGGPLYVSSKFAVRGLIMELAYELAPKIRVNGVAPGGTITDLSGLKSLEQQNMSLSQIPNLPDIMRTTNPLQVLGTPEDHAWAYVYLASKERTRTVTGTIIHTDGGIGVRGIGKVAGLLPDEK
- a CDS encoding Rieske 2Fe-2S domain-containing protein, which translates into the protein MGERKWRQAESLLQSMGTRLQEGMVPSKIFNDPEIFELEKERVFTKAWVFLGHESEIPNPGDYVVRYIVDDSFIVIRDEDSNIQVFFNSCSHRGMQICNVEMGNTSHFRCPYHGWTFKNNGKLVGIPFGNEVYGKDGLKKDQWGLRCAPKFDCYNGLIFACLDANAVSLDEYLGDFKWYLDIYLKKSEAGMEVIGAPQRWIVDADWKLGADNFIGDGYHTATSHRSTVDVGVLPVPGANFHKNGVQVYADPGGVGLITLPPQSFMGYPESIVESMKRSLKPEQFRLLSGEHFQNQYSLFQTHGGVFPNLSFLNAPGSIKPGGPPIPYLTIRIWNPIGPGKMEVWSWFLVEKDAPEWFKEASYRAYVLSFGSSGTLEQDDTENWRSITRVAKGTMAKNHFLNYQMGMATGMQPLSDWPGPGVAYPIAYIEANQRAFFAKWFQYMCQA
- the dmpG gene encoding 4-hydroxy-2-oxovalerate aldolase; the encoded protein is MATKRDVYITEVALRDGSHAIAHQYTVEQVRAVAQALDEAGVPYIEVSHGDGLAGSSLQYGLSRTNEMELIEAAVSVCRQAKVAVLLLPGIGTIEELKEAANIGAKMARIATHITEADISAQHISLAKELGLETVGFLMMAHMAPVEKLVEQAKLMESYGADTVYVVDSAGALLPHEVRERIRALRENLQINVGFHGHNNLSLAMANTLVAIEEGATRIDGSVRCLGAGAGNTQTEVLVAVLDRLGIQTGIDVYKMMDLAEEIVAPILQAPQEITKDSLVLGYAGVYSSFLLHAKRAAQKFGLDARDILVELGKRKVVGGQEDMIVDVAAEIAKKREKAAAH
- a CDS encoding 2-keto-4-pentenoate hydratase, with the translated sequence MDWEQIQRLADHLRQAERQRQGVAPLTELVPTLTVEEAYRVQLLNIQRKVDAGKRIVGKKIGLTSLAMQKLLGVDQPDYGHLLDEMVVENGGAVPFQRVLQPKVEAEIAFVLKRDLQGPNVTVTDVLQATDYVLPALEIVDSRIKNWKIKLTDTIADNASSGLYVLGGRPVKVEEVDLPLVGMVLYRNGEIMNTGVGAAALGNPAACVAWLANKLWEFDITLRAGEVILSGALSAAVDAKPGDYFRARFEHLGEVSVRFTE